The stretch of DNA GTCAGCGCGACCGATTCGCTCGTCACGTCGACCGCCGTCTCCACCTTCGAGCCGTACATCTCGCGGGTGACGGTCAGGCCGTCGTCGTGGTCGAAGGCGACGGCGTCGGTGACCAGCGGGAGGGACAGGCGCGTCGCGACGGCGGGGGCGTAGTCCAGTCCGTTGACGCTGTTGGGCATCACCACGGCCCCGGGATCGAGCGCGTCCGCGAGCGCCGTCACCGCGGCGGCCGTCACGTCGTGGTTGAACTCCTCGCCCTCCGCGACGGTGTGGATGGCGTCGACGCCCTCGCAGTCGAGTTTGTCGGCGAAGCGCTCCACGTCACCGCCGACGACGGCGGCGTGGAGGTCACCACCCGTCGCGTCGGCCAGTTCCCGGCCCGCGGTCAGGAGTTCGTAGCTCACCGGTCGGAGTTCGCTCCGGCGGTGGTCGGCCACGATCACGACGTCGCTCATTCCGCCCCCACCCCCGCGTCCCGCAGGACCGTCTCGAGTTCGGCCGTCGTCTCCCCGGCTGCCCCCTCGAAGATGGTCGCGTCCGACTCGCTCTCGGGCTTCGCCATCCCCGAGAGCGTCAAGGCGTCGTCGACGAGCGACGGCTCGAGGTCGAGATCGGAGAGGCTGTGGACGGCGAGTTCCTTGCGCTGTGCCTGTCGAATCCCGCGAAGACTGGCGTAGCGCGGCTCGTTGATGCCCGTCTGGATCGTCAGCACGGCGGGAAGGTCGACCGTGGTCAGTTCCTCGACGCCGCCTTCGAGTTCGCGGCGGACCGAGGCCTCGCCGTCACCGAGTTCGAGGTCGTTCACCACGGCGGCCCACCCCATGTCGAGCAGGTCGGCGAGAGCGACGCCGGTGGCGCCGAAGCCGGTATCCGCAGCCTGGACGCCCGAGAGCACGAGGGCCGGCTCCTCGTCCTCGGCGACGGCGGCGATGATCCGGGCGGTCGTCGTCGGATCGAGGACGTCCGCCTCGGCGAGCGCGTCGTCCCAGACGCGGATCGCGCGGTCGACGCCTTTCGCTAGCGCCATGCGGATCGTCTCTTCACTTCGCTCCGGACCGATCGTAACGGCGACGACGTCCACGTCCTCGTCGCGGTCCTCGGCGATGCGCACCGCCGCCTCGACGGCGTAGTCGTCCCACTCGTTGAGGTCGTACTCGAGATACCTCTCGGGGATGTCGAGCCCCTCGATTTCGAAGTCGTCGGCGACTTCGGCAACCTCCTTGACGGTCACGAGAACCTTCATGGTCGACTCTTACCCATGCCGGGAGTAAACGGGTTTCGAAGCGACGACCGCCGTGGCATCGCTCGTCCGCTCCGGAGCGCGCGGACGCCGCACGGGGGGATCCTGCTCGCCCACGAACGGGCGACGACGGACACCACGATGCCGGCGGTGAACGAGCGGGTGCCGCTCCGGATAGCGGCCAGCCGCTCGGTGGGAGCGCGCTACGGCTCCTCGTCCGACAACGAGATGAGGTTCTCGCGGCCGAGGCGGAGCTTCTCGATCCGGCCCTCGTCGGCCATCGTCGAGAGCAACTGTGACACTTTGGCGTCGGACCAGCCGGTCTCACGGACGATGCGGGCCTGCTTCATCCGCCCCCCGTTCCGATCGAGGAGGTGTTCGACGCGCTCCTCGTCGGAGAGGAGGGCGGGGTCGACGCCGTCGGTCTCCGTACCCTCGTCCGCGTCGGCGTCGGTCCCGGCGTCTGCGTCCACGTCGGCCCCGCGTTCGGGTGGCGGCGTGTCGGCCACGCCGGCGTCCACCGACCCGTCCGTGACATCCGGCGACGCCCCGTCCGTCGAGTCACGCCGGCGGACGTACACGACGGCGGCGAGGATCAGACCGACGACCAGGGCACCGCCGATCAGCGACCACAGTGGGGCGCCCGGTTCGGCGGGCGGCCCCTCGACCGACGTCTGCTGGTACGAGATGGAGAGCGGTTCCCTGAACGTGTGCGGGCCGTCGATGACGACCGACCCGTTGTCGAGGCCGAAGCGCGTGTCAGTCACCTGATAGCCCTCCGGCGTCTCGACGACCAGTCGCTGGGACGGGCCGATGGACGCGAGCCAGGTACGGTTGTCGGGCATCAACACCGCGTCCCGGATCACGAAGCCGGTGTCGGTGTCGGTCACGAAGTTCGTCCAGGTGAACGAGAGGCTGAGCACGCCGGTGCCGTTCCGGACGGTCGCGGTTCGACTCACGTTCCGGACCGACATCTCGCGGTCGGTTTCGCGGCCGGCGGCGGCGGCGAGCGTCCGAAAGAACGCGACGTCGAGACCCACGTCGGTCTCCCCGGCCTCGAACTCGCGGCCGTAGTCGGCGAAGGCGGTACGATCGGACGACGTCGAGAGGTTGTACCGAACGGAGACGGTCCAGCGGGCGTTTCCATCGGGGTCGGGGGCGACGTAAAGCGTCGTGACTTCGGGGTCGTCGATGCGGGCGAGGGACGGACCGACGAGTACCGGCCGGTCGACCCCGGGTGTCGCGCCGACGGCGGGGGCGGGTGCCGTGCCGCCGTCGGCGAGTGCCACCGCGGGGACCGTCCCGGCACAGAGGACGAGGAGGGCGAGGAGGGGCGCAGCGATCCGCATTAGTTCGTGCGTCTCGATGTGACGGCAAAACGCTTTCCATCGGTGGAGAGGCGCTGTCGCTGAGGTAGCGGGCGTCAGACCGGCACTGGAAGGCGGGGTTTTAGTAGCCAGCGGGTGTACCGTCGGCCGATGAGAGCCCTCCCCATCATCGCAGCTGCCCTCCTCTGTTGCTCCGCCGTGGTGGGCGCGACCGGCGGCCTCGCCGGATCGACGGCGAACGGGGCGCCGGCCCGCGCCGGAACCGGCGCGTCGCCGATGGCCTTCGACGCCCCCACCCTCGTCGCTCAGGCCGAAGGCGACGCGTCCCTCCAGCAGATCAACGTCCTCGACGTCGCGCCCACGTCGGTCGAACGCTGGGGCGTCGAACGACAGTACGTCGACCTCGGACCGGCGCTCGGCCTATCGACGAACGCGACGACCGACCACCTCCGGACCCGTGCGATGGTGGAGCGCGTCGAGTCCGCAGGCACGACCGCGGAGCGTCGTGAGCGCCTCGAAACGGCGCTGCAGAACCTCGAAGCGCGCGTCGACGACCTCGACGAGCGACAGACGACCGCCGTGGCGGCGTACGGTCGCGGCGAGGCGAGCGCACGTGAACTGCTCGTCACGCTCGTCCGCGTGAGCATCGCGGCGGACGAACTCAACGACCGACGAAGCCGTATCGAGGAACTAGCCGCGGACACACGCGGGTTCGACATCGACCGCGGGCGGTTGGCCTCACTCGGCAACCAACTCTCCGCGTTCAGGGGACCGGTTCGGGAACACGCCGAGGCCGTCCTCGACGGCGGGACCGACCCGCACCGGTTCTACCTGGCGACCGGGCCACGGAGCGTCACCGTCTCGACCGTCCTCGACGACGCGTATCTCCGGGAGGCGTACCGCGGTGATCTCCGGAACGGTGCCGGCGACGCCATCGAACTCGAAGTGGCACTCGATATCGTCGCGGCGAGCTACCCCGTCATCTGGAACACGACGCGCGAGCAGACGCAGGTGTTCGGCGGCGGCGAAGCCTACCCCGTTCGCATCGCGCACAGCCGGGGCGATCTGACGGCCTTCGTCGACAGCGACGCGCGGGTCGTCTACGCCGAACACCAGCGCCGCCCACTCGCGTCGATGGTCGCGGACCAGCGGGCCAGCGGAACCGGCGAGGAAGTGCGTCTCGTGGTGAACCAGACGTACCCCGGTGGACCGGCACAGATCCGCGTCGTCGACGCGGTGACCGGCGAGCCGATCGACGCGACCGTCTCGCTGGCCATCGAGACGAACGACGCGACGCGGCTCGGCACCACCGGCGACGACGGCGTCTTCTGGACGCTCTCACCGTACCGCCGTTACACCGTCACCGTCGAGGCGCAGGGCGAGTCCGTCGAGGCGGTCGTCGACCCCGGTGCCCCACCGCGGGTGGACAGGGGGCCGCGACCCGACGACGCGACGACCTCGCCGACGTCGGCACCGGTACGGACCCGCCTCTCCGACCCGGGCGGCACGGACGTTTATCAGCGATAGGGCGACCACGGGCCGCATGACCAGTCGTGCCCTCCCGGTCGGCGTCGTCTGTGCCGTCGTCGTCGGGACGGCCGTCGTCGCCGTCGGCCTTTGGACGCTCCCCGCGACACCGGCCGTCGCCGGCGCGACCCTCGCGGTCGACGGGGATCGACTCGTTCTCACGCACCGGGCGGGCCAGCCGGTCGACGTTCGCCGCCTCGACGTGGCCGTCCGCGTCGACGGCACCCCCCTTCGCCACCAGCCGCCGGTCCCGTTCTTCTCGGCGCGTGGCTTCCGCCCGGGACCGACCGGGCCGTTCAACGCCGCCGCCGATCCGACGTGGGAGGTCGGAGAACGCGCGTCCGTTCGGGTCGCGTCGACGAACCAGCCGCCGGTCGTGGCCGGCGCCCGCGTGACGGTGACGCTTCGCTACGACGGGCGGCGGCTGGCGACGCTGACGGCGACGGCCTAGTTCTCGGGCGCCCGCGCCAGCGTCGTGATGGCGATCTCCGGGTTGTACGCCGGCCCCATCGTGACGTGTTTCACGTCGTCGAAGCCGGCTTCGGCGAACATGCGGTCGGCCTCCGCCTCGTCGTAGAAGAGCATGATGGCGTCCGCGAGCCGCTGGAACACGGAGCTACTGGGGTAGTTAGGACCGACGACGAGCACCGGGCCGCCGGGTTCGACGATCCGGCGGAACTCGGCCAGCGCGTCGACGGGGTTGGGCCAGTACTCGATGGACCCCGAGGACCAGACGGCATCGAAGCTGTCGTCGGCGAAGGGGAGTCGCTCGGCGTCGCCGCGGTAGAAGTTCACGCGGTCAGTGCGGCCGAACTTCGCGAACGCTTTCTCCATCTGGTGGATGCTCTGGTCGAGACCGTGGACGTCGTCGGTGTATTCGAGGAGGCCCTCGGTGCCGAAACCGGTACCACAGCCCACGTCGAGCACCTGGTCGCCGGGGTCGAGGTCGAGCAGCTCCAGCGCCTCCGTGCGCATCTCCTCGTTCCAGATGAACGGGTTGACCTGATCGTACACCTTCGAGAGGTACTTGTAGAACAGCCGGGCCCGGGATTTGTCTTCGAGGATGCCCATTTAAATCCCGGTTGGGATTGGATCGGCATAACGGTGGGGATTCGCGGGCGGAACGGGCGGCCTACGCGCCGGCGCGCTGGAGCGCGTCCTCGATGTCCGGACGCTGGGTGACGCCGACGAACCGGTCGACGATGCCGTCGTCGTTCTCGACGACCACCGTCGGGAGGGACTGGACCTGATACTCGTTGGCGGTGTCTTGATCCTGATCCACGTCGATTTTCGTCAGCTCGACGCCCTCGTAGTCCGCGAGGAGTTCCTCAAGAATCGGTTCCTGGGCGTCACACGGGCCGCACCAGTCGGCGTAGAAATCGAGCAGTCGAACGGTCATGGTCCGTCAGGCGGGTTCCGGAGCGGCGCGCATAAGCGTTTGCCATTCGGTTCGGGTGGCGGGCCGACGGACCGACGCCGACCGGCCACGGAGCGAAACGTTTAGGCGAGCGAGGACCCCATTACCGCCTATGAGTGGGAGTCAGAGCGGCGGCCTGATGTCGAGTGCGGGTCTCGTTCGCTACTTCGACGCCGAGGACCGCAACGCCATCCGGATCGACCCGAAAACCGTCGTGGCGTTCGGCGTCCTCTTCGGCGTCCTCGTCCAGATTCTGAACGTCGTCTCGCTGTAATGTCTGCCGGCGTTCTGATCGGCGTGATCGCCGTCCAGGGCAACGTGAGCGAACACGTCGGCGCCATCGAACGGGCAGCGGCGGCTACGGGACACGACGTGAACGTAGTCGAGATCCGCGAGTCGGGGGTCGTTCCCGACTGTGACGCCCTCGCACTCCCGGGCGGCGAGTCGACGACGATCTCCCGACTCCTGCGGCTAGAGGGCATCGACGACGAAATCCGCGCCCACGCCGACGCCGGCAAGCCGATTCTCGCGACCTGTGCCGGTCTGATCGTCGCCTCGCGCGACGCCCGCGACGACCGGGTCGACACGCTGGACCTGATCGACGTGAGCGTCGACCGCAACGCCTTCGGCCGACAGGTCGACAGCTTCGAGGCCGGCCTCGACGTGTCGGGGCTCGACGATCCCTTCCACGCCGTGTTCATCCGCGCGCCCGTCGTCGACGAGGTGGGGGCAGGGGTCGAGACGTTGGCGACGTGGGAGGACCACCCCGTGGCGGTGCGTGACGGCCCGGTGGTGGCGACGGCGTTCCACCCCGAACTCACCGACGACTACCGCATCCACCGGTTGGCGCTGTTCGACCGACTCGACGACGACGCCGGCGGCAACACCGACACCGAGGCGGAGACGGACGCGTGAGCGACGACACCGAGGCCGTCCTCGACGCCCTCTTCGCCACGATCGAGGACCGTCGGGACGAACTCCCCGAAGGGTCGTACACCGCGTCGCTGTTCACCCACGAGAAAGGCGAGAACGCGACGCTGGAGAAGATCGGTGAGGAAGCGACCGAGGTCATTCTGGCGGCGAAAGACGACGAGCGAGAGGAACTCGTGGCGGAGTCCGCCGACCTCGTCTATCACCTACTGGTCCTGCTGGCGATGGAGGAACTGACCGTCGACGATCTGCGATCGGAACTCGAAGCGCGGTTCTGAGTCGGGTCACCGCCGGGAGACGGGGTCAGGACCGTTCGAGGGACGTATCGGGCGTGTCCGTCGCCGACGACCGACGGGGCTGCCACGTGCACGCTCGGCGACCCCGACGCCCGCGAGCGGGCGGTCCCCGGCCTGCGGTTCTCGCCGTCCGGTCGGCGAGCGCCCGTCGAGAGGGAGTCGCTCCCCGTCGAACGGCCCGCCGGAGGGAGCCGACGGAATGCGACAGGCCGAACGGGGGAGGAAGCGGCCGTCTCAGTCGAACCGGACGCCCAGGTCGTGGAGGCCGTCGTTGTGCATGGCGACGTTGATCAGAAGCGGCGTCAGCGACTCGACTTCGGCGGCGTTCGTGAGGCCGCCGACGTCGAGGGGCCGGAGGCCGTCGATGTCGTCGGCGAGGAGGGAGACGAGGTCCTTGGCGTCGGGGTCGTCGCCGACGAGGAGCGTATCGATGCCCAGGTCGGCGTCCAGGTCGGCGAGGCGACCGGCCGCGAGGTTGTGGAACGCACCCACGACGGGCACCGTCTCCGGTGCGGCGTTCGCGACGAGTTGGGTGACGCTGCCCGCGCCGGGGCGGTTGTAGTGGAAGCCGTCGTCGTCGCGTTTCATCCCCGTCGCGGGCGTGACGAGTACCGTCTCGTCGTCGAGCGCGTCCGCGACGGCCTCGACGGTGTCGGTGACGTGGTACGCGGGGACGGCGAGGACGATCACCCGCGCCCGATCGGCCGCCATCGCGTTCTCGAAGCCGTTGATCTTGCGGTCGACGCCGCGACTCGACAGTTCGGTCTCGTACTCCTCGGCTTTCGCGCGGGCCTTCTCGGGGTCGCGCGATCCGATCACCACCTCGTGGTCGGTGTGGTAGGCCCACCGGAGGGCGAGACCCTCCCCGATGTCGCCGGTACCGCCCAGTAGTGCGATTCGCATGGTCCGACTGTGGCCCGGGTGGAAGTAAGGGTTAGGATCGTCGTCGGTCGTGATCGATGCTCGCCGGTGGGTCCGGCGAGCGTCTATCGACAGCTACGATGAGTCCGAACTGTTGGGACTGGCCCTATTCGCCGCCGATAGCGACCAAGTAGGCGACGACGAGGGCGACGACGACCCCCGGTAGAATACCCCGGAGTTGCGTGGACGGGTCGAGCGGGCCGGTCAGAGCGACGACGACGATCACGACGAGGACGAGGACGGCCGCGACGGCGCCGAAGCGGGGCCAGTCGGGCGTCACGACAGGAGGCCGGGGAGGTCGTTCACCGTCTCGACCACCGCCGTGGCGCCCGCGTCCTCGAACGCCCGCCGCCCGTCCGTGCCGGTCAGACCGCCGGTCAGGACGCCGATGCCGTGGTAGGTCCGGTCGGGGTCGGCCCCGGCGGCGTTGACCGCCGTCCGCACGTCGTCGAGGGTGTCGCCGGCGAAGGCCACCCGCGTCGCGTCCAGCCGATCGGCGAGCGTCAGCAGGGCGCGGGGGTGGGGTTTTCCCTCCGCCCAGTCGTCCATCGTGAACCGGTGCGCGTCGGGGAGGGAGAGGCCGACCCGCGAGAGGGCGAGGGCCGCCTCCGCGGCCGGCCGCCCGGTCAACACGCCGACGGCGAACCGCTCGGTCAGGGCGGTGATCGTCGACTCGTCGACGAGCACCGGTTCGTCGGCGATGTAGCCCCGCGTCTCGAAGGGCGGGTCGCCGCCCTCCAAGTCGCGATATAGGTCGGCGCCGAGGTAGAGCGCCTGGAAGGTCTCACGGAGACGGGCTGGCGCCCAGCGGTCGAAGACGGCCGCAGCGTCGACGGGCGCGTCGCGGACGACGGCCTCCGCGGCGTCGAGCCCACCCCCCGTCTCGGCGATGGCGTCGGTGAACGCCGTCACGTCGGCGTCGTAGCCCGCGTCGCGCGCGAGAACGAACAGCGCCGCAGCGTACGTGAGTTCCCAGTCGTTGTTGAAGCCGCCG from Haloplanus salinus encodes:
- a CDS encoding thioredoxin family protein, which codes for MTVRLLDFYADWCGPCDAQEPILEELLADYEGVELTKIDVDQDQDTANEYQVQSLPTVVVENDDGIVDRFVGVTQRPDIEDALQRAGA
- a CDS encoding carboxypeptidase-like regulatory domain-containing protein yields the protein MRALPIIAAALLCCSAVVGATGGLAGSTANGAPARAGTGASPMAFDAPTLVAQAEGDASLQQINVLDVAPTSVERWGVERQYVDLGPALGLSTNATTDHLRTRAMVERVESAGTTAERRERLETALQNLEARVDDLDERQTTAVAAYGRGEASARELLVTLVRVSIAADELNDRRSRIEELAADTRGFDIDRGRLASLGNQLSAFRGPVREHAEAVLDGGTDPHRFYLATGPRSVTVSTVLDDAYLREAYRGDLRNGAGDAIELEVALDIVAASYPVIWNTTREQTQVFGGGEAYPVRIAHSRGDLTAFVDSDARVVYAEHQRRPLASMVADQRASGTGEEVRLVVNQTYPGGPAQIRVVDAVTGEPIDATVSLAIETNDATRLGTTGDDGVFWTLSPYRRYTVTVEAQGESVEAVVDPGAPPRVDRGPRPDDATTSPTSAPVRTRLSDPGGTDVYQR
- the npdG gene encoding NADPH-dependent F420 reductase codes for the protein MRIALLGGTGDIGEGLALRWAYHTDHEVVIGSRDPEKARAKAEEYETELSSRGVDRKINGFENAMAADRARVIVLAVPAYHVTDTVEAVADALDDETVLVTPATGMKRDDDGFHYNRPGAGSVTQLVANAAPETVPVVGAFHNLAAGRLADLDADLGIDTLLVGDDPDAKDLVSLLADDIDGLRPLDVGGLTNAAEVESLTPLLINVAMHNDGLHDLGVRFD
- a CDS encoding methyltransferase domain-containing protein yields the protein MGILEDKSRARLFYKYLSKVYDQVNPFIWNEEMRTEALELLDLDPGDQVLDVGCGTGFGTEGLLEYTDDVHGLDQSIHQMEKAFAKFGRTDRVNFYRGDAERLPFADDSFDAVWSSGSIEYWPNPVDALAEFRRIVEPGGPVLVVGPNYPSSSVFQRLADAIMLFYDEAEADRMFAEAGFDDVKHVTMGPAYNPEIAITTLARAPEN
- a CDS encoding electron transfer flavoprotein subunit beta/FixA family protein, whose protein sequence is MKVLVTVKEVAEVADDFEIEGLDIPERYLEYDLNEWDDYAVEAAVRIAEDRDEDVDVVAVTIGPERSEETIRMALAKGVDRAIRVWDDALAEADVLDPTTTARIIAAVAEDEEPALVLSGVQAADTGFGATGVALADLLDMGWAAVVNDLELGDGEASVRRELEGGVEELTTVDLPAVLTIQTGINEPRYASLRGIRQAQRKELAVHSLSDLDLEPSLVDDALTLSGMAKPESESDATIFEGAAGETTAELETVLRDAGVGAE
- a CDS encoding helix-turn-helix transcriptional regulator; the protein is MRIAAPLLALLVLCAGTVPAVALADGGTAPAPAVGATPGVDRPVLVGPSLARIDDPEVTTLYVAPDPDGNARWTVSVRYNLSTSSDRTAFADYGREFEAGETDVGLDVAFFRTLAAAAGRETDREMSVRNVSRTATVRNGTGVLSLSFTWTNFVTDTDTGFVIRDAVLMPDNRTWLASIGPSQRLVVETPEGYQVTDTRFGLDNGSVVIDGPHTFREPLSISYQQTSVEGPPAEPGAPLWSLIGGALVVGLILAAVVYVRRRDSTDGASPDVTDGSVDAGVADTPPPERGADVDADAGTDADADEGTETDGVDPALLSDEERVEHLLDRNGGRMKQARIVRETGWSDAKVSQLLSTMADEGRIEKLRLGRENLISLSDEEP
- the pdxT gene encoding pyridoxal 5'-phosphate synthase glutaminase subunit PdxT, translated to MSAGVLIGVIAVQGNVSEHVGAIERAAAATGHDVNVVEIRESGVVPDCDALALPGGESTTISRLLRLEGIDDEIRAHADAGKPILATCAGLIVASRDARDDRVDTLDLIDVSVDRNAFGRQVDSFEAGLDVSGLDDPFHAVFIRAPVVDEVGAGVETLATWEDHPVAVRDGPVVATAFHPELTDDYRIHRLALFDRLDDDAGGNTDTEAETDA
- the hisE gene encoding phosphoribosyl-ATP diphosphatase — protein: MSDDTEAVLDALFATIEDRRDELPEGSYTASLFTHEKGENATLEKIGEEATEVILAAKDDEREELVAESADLVYHLLVLLAMEELTVDDLRSELEARF
- a CDS encoding type IV pilin; this encodes MTSRALPVGVVCAVVVGTAVVAVGLWTLPATPAVAGATLAVDGDRLVLTHRAGQPVDVRRLDVAVRVDGTPLRHQPPVPFFSARGFRPGPTGPFNAAADPTWEVGERASVRVASTNQPPVVAGARVTVTLRYDGRRLATLTATA
- a CDS encoding TIGR01548 family HAD-type hydrolase, producing MNADAVVLDIDGVLVDVADSYRRAIVESVDRVYGRTVDDAAVQAFKNAGGFNNDWELTYAAALFVLARDAGYDADVTAFTDAIAETGGGLDAAEAVVRDAPVDAAAVFDRWAPARLRETFQALYLGADLYRDLEGGDPPFETRGYIADEPVLVDESTITALTERFAVGVLTGRPAAEAALALSRVGLSLPDAHRFTMDDWAEGKPHPRALLTLADRLDATRVAFAGDTLDDVRTAVNAAGADPDRTYHGIGVLTGGLTGTDGRRAFEDAGATAVVETVNDLPGLLS
- a CDS encoding preprotein translocase subunit Sec61beta, with protein sequence MSGSQSGGLMSSAGLVRYFDAEDRNAIRIDPKTVVAFGVLFGVLVQILNVVSL